One genomic window of Tatumella citrea includes the following:
- a CDS encoding RrF2 family transcriptional regulator, with translation MLDYRFPTALQMVLSVAMAEQLGKRSTSAILAQGLESNPSLIRKLMVPLTRDGIIATTLGRTGSVHLGRPAAEISLRDIYLAVTEEKKLLNSRPDVKKPCCVVSANVCWYFKSLADEAEQASLNVLATRSVADALAEITDRAAHASAERTDDVCDKVPAEETGRA, from the coding sequence ATGTTAGATTATCGCTTTCCTACAGCACTACAGATGGTTCTCAGTGTTGCTATGGCAGAGCAACTGGGAAAACGCTCCACCAGTGCAATCCTTGCTCAGGGCCTGGAATCTAATCCCAGTTTAATCCGTAAGCTGATGGTACCGCTGACCCGTGACGGAATTATTGCAACGACTCTGGGTCGCACCGGCTCAGTTCATCTTGGTCGCCCGGCGGCTGAAATCTCTTTGCGTGATATCTATTTAGCCGTCACCGAAGAGAAGAAATTGCTTAACTCTCGTCCGGACGTTAAAAAACCCTGCTGTGTTGTCAGTGCTAATGTCTGTTGGTACTTTAAATCTCTGGCCGATGAGGCCGAACAGGCTTCGCTGAATGTTCTGGCAACCCGTTCAGTTGCCGACGCGCTGGCTGAAATAACTGACAGAGCAGCGCACGCCTCTGCAGAACGCACCGATGACGTCTGTGACAAGGTTCCTGCCGAAGAAACCGGGCGCGCATAG
- a CDS encoding helix-turn-helix domain-containing protein, producing the protein MNNAFFHDLISWIDNHIESRLNLDLVAERAGYSKWHLQRMFKEHTGYALGEYIRKKKLEKSAARLTTTDEPILSVAISMGFDSQQSFNRSFKREFGMAPGTWRRSSGDPVQPTLH; encoded by the coding sequence ATGAACAATGCCTTTTTCCATGATTTAATCAGCTGGATTGATAATCATATTGAAAGTCGCCTGAACCTGGATTTGGTGGCTGAGCGGGCAGGGTATTCCAAGTGGCATTTACAGCGTATGTTCAAAGAGCATACCGGCTATGCGCTGGGTGAATACATCCGCAAGAAAAAACTGGAAAAATCGGCGGCGCGCCTGACAACTACAGATGAGCCTATCCTGAGTGTTGCCATTTCAATGGGTTTTGATTCTCAGCAGTCATTTAACCGAAGCTTTAAACGTGAATTTGGTATGGCTCCGGGAACCTGGCGTCGTTCATCCGGTGATCCGGTACAACCGACCCTGCACTAA
- a CDS encoding ribonuclease domain-containing protein, with translation MSKKLWGALIIALIACWVGIKPSLTGTHHSSGHTSGYSSSDAPRSSGTGQSASDITALTSPNQVAAWIHQHHRLPDYYLTKGQARREGWDPSSANLCDVLPGKAIGGDHFSNREGRLPDASGRRWFEADVNYQCGHRNADRLLYSSDGLVFVTTDHYRTFTRIP, from the coding sequence ATGTCGAAAAAACTTTGGGGCGCGTTAATTATCGCTCTGATTGCCTGCTGGGTTGGAATTAAACCTTCGCTTACTGGTACTCATCACTCTTCCGGGCACACCTCCGGTTACTCTTCTTCTGACGCACCGCGTTCTTCGGGAACGGGGCAATCTGCGTCTGATATTACTGCACTGACCTCGCCGAATCAGGTCGCTGCGTGGATACACCAGCATCATCGTCTGCCGGACTATTATCTGACCAAGGGGCAGGCGCGCAGAGAAGGCTGGGATCCCTCCAGTGCCAATTTATGTGATGTCCTGCCAGGTAAGGCGATTGGCGGCGATCACTTTTCTAACCGTGAAGGACGCCTGCCGGATGCCAGTGGTCGGCGCTGGTTTGAGGCTGATGTGAACTACCAGTGCGGACACCGCAATGCTGACCGTTTACTTTACTCTTCAGACGGCCTGGTATTTGTAACTACCGACCATTACCGGACTTTCACAAGGATCCCCTGA
- a CDS encoding barstar family protein: MLTAVFDFRKIHQESRFYQQLLKQTHGPDSFGHNLDALWDWLTGGMALPVVLELNQLPAFPHHMLQRILPVLVQAAAELPGQIILSFDGNPQPASDWQQWLADKHPPSQ; encoded by the coding sequence ATGCTGACTGCGGTCTTTGATTTCCGGAAAATTCATCAGGAGTCCCGGTTTTACCAGCAACTGCTGAAACAAACACACGGGCCTGACAGTTTCGGTCATAATCTGGATGCCCTGTGGGACTGGTTAACCGGCGGAATGGCGTTGCCCGTTGTGCTGGAGCTTAACCAGTTGCCCGCTTTTCCACATCACATGCTACAGCGTATTTTGCCGGTATTAGTTCAGGCAGCGGCGGAGTTACCAGGACAAATTATCCTGAGTTTTGACGGAAATCCTCAGCCTGCTTCTGACTGGCAGCAATGGCTGGCAGATAAACATCCTCCATCACAGTAA
- a CDS encoding virulence factor SrfB produces the protein MYSDLKNQRYSLLADSGIQFLDWSIQQTADNPMRYFVRSKASGPLVHAVADQLSGAFHLPSVNGGDDEVVRPEYQYPLYDCLNLYAGTWLPVPFLRLSPEGRYDSGPDNWVRVFISAPTSANESRAMTLAFDTTTGSAATRHLQPDDCDCDDGQSFVAGWQVGQIAGFLEPGWLNDWIASAFLRQEEENLTSATRFTYQAHYLNLLELIANTLPCHEITLLPADETIQPVNVDLFLDLGNSHSCGIISEQHQSDNNPLLHSRELMLRDLSMPAEKGSLLFSSNIAFAPCPLDIRDCSVASGRSSAFLWPSLVRTGDEAVRLTRKLNRSEGMQGVSSPRRYLWDDNASVSRWYYPAGDGDEPVPAVLSPFTLLINDQAELLRELTQEQQFPVFHASYPRSSLLMFMICELISQAFSQMNSHHHRLLMPEYSAPRQLHSVVMTLPAAMSAIEKQRVLQLTRQALSLIRQSMTYSTDASGRRSVADYWRQMPQVRADVDEASCGQLTWLYQQLYGTLVTGDPCSRLLSRWQRPDHNFPPNGLRIALIDIGGGTTDVSVTDYLPVASSTPTPAALRPGLVYRAGYPLAGEDLLYDIIRFFLLPALELHLTCQGFDRSPAIIRQLFAPGASCEGDTPWRLQFTRQFFRPLAISLLAFSQQAASGKMEHKEVAGTARDWLSTLPEYQVMNYFALRVAEISGSSAECRLLAMPLAVTREEIDAFFASEHFRSGKLLQNICDNVTEKHPDILLISGKTAALPAIRRVLTRHSALPDSHIITLGGMTASESIPFCREGVLADGKCSAITGALIHHLTRTQRLYPRYLVAGQLRPANIICELGRLNTDLSLPASQVVLQLPGIISANALFSFSVFLQLRLSLGYRTSQDEQLPASPLFNLFIDPELRSEYECDDGVTVTLCWQADSDGQFSTLPVVEQVTGSRQDKLPTRLIGIRLNSLATHGEQFPAYWTDDGRITVMEDVYLPAIAASQKQAEDFRQNSG, from the coding sequence ATGTATTCTGACCTGAAAAACCAACGCTATTCTCTGCTGGCTGACAGTGGCATCCAGTTTCTCGACTGGAGCATTCAGCAGACGGCAGATAATCCAATGCGCTATTTTGTCCGCAGCAAAGCCAGCGGGCCACTGGTTCATGCTGTTGCCGATCAACTGTCTGGTGCCTTTCATCTGCCTTCGGTTAACGGTGGTGATGATGAAGTTGTCAGACCTGAGTATCAGTATCCGCTTTATGACTGCCTTAATTTATATGCCGGAACCTGGCTACCGGTACCCTTTCTGCGATTGTCGCCAGAAGGCCGGTACGATAGCGGCCCCGATAACTGGGTACGGGTATTTATCTCAGCACCCACATCCGCTAACGAGTCACGGGCAATGACACTCGCTTTCGATACAACCACCGGAAGTGCTGCCACCAGACATTTACAACCCGACGATTGTGATTGCGATGACGGTCAAAGTTTTGTGGCTGGCTGGCAGGTCGGGCAAATTGCAGGGTTTCTGGAGCCCGGCTGGCTGAATGACTGGATTGCATCCGCATTTCTCCGGCAGGAAGAAGAGAATCTGACAAGTGCCACGCGCTTTACCTATCAGGCACACTATCTGAATTTGCTGGAGCTGATCGCCAACACGTTACCCTGTCACGAAATTACCCTACTCCCGGCTGACGAAACTATTCAGCCGGTGAATGTGGATCTGTTTCTCGACCTGGGTAACAGCCACAGCTGTGGCATCATCAGCGAGCAACACCAGAGCGACAATAATCCTCTGCTACACAGTCGCGAGTTAATGCTGCGTGATTTGTCGATGCCAGCAGAAAAAGGGAGCTTACTGTTCAGCAGCAATATCGCTTTCGCACCCTGTCCACTGGATATTCGTGACTGTTCGGTAGCCAGTGGCCGTTCTTCCGCGTTTCTCTGGCCATCGCTGGTCAGAACCGGTGATGAAGCTGTGCGGCTGACGCGAAAGCTTAACCGTAGCGAAGGAATGCAGGGAGTCAGCAGCCCGCGTCGTTATCTGTGGGATGACAATGCATCCGTTTCCCGCTGGTATTATCCGGCCGGTGATGGCGATGAACCGGTTCCGGCGGTTCTCTCGCCTTTTACCTTACTGATTAATGATCAGGCCGAATTACTACGCGAACTCACACAGGAACAGCAATTTCCGGTATTCCATGCCAGTTATCCACGCAGCAGCCTGCTGATGTTTATGATTTGTGAACTGATAAGCCAGGCATTCAGCCAGATGAACAGCCATCATCATCGACTGCTGATGCCCGAATACTCAGCCCCCCGGCAGCTTCATTCGGTGGTGATGACTTTACCGGCGGCCATGAGTGCCATAGAAAAGCAACGAGTGTTGCAGCTAACCCGCCAGGCACTGTCGCTTATCAGGCAATCAATGACCTACAGTACCGATGCATCAGGCAGACGCTCAGTGGCGGATTACTGGCGACAAATGCCGCAGGTTCGTGCTGATGTGGATGAAGCCAGTTGTGGCCAACTGACCTGGCTATACCAGCAGCTTTACGGGACTCTGGTGACTGGCGATCCCTGTAGCCGGCTACTAAGTCGCTGGCAACGGCCTGATCATAACTTCCCGCCCAACGGGTTAAGGATTGCCCTGATTGATATTGGCGGTGGCACGACTGATGTGTCGGTCACAGATTATCTGCCAGTAGCGTCGTCAACTCCGACGCCTGCAGCGCTGCGGCCCGGACTCGTATACCGTGCGGGTTATCCGTTGGCGGGAGAAGATCTGCTTTATGACATCATCAGGTTTTTCCTGCTACCGGCATTAGAGCTCCATCTGACATGCCAGGGCTTTGACCGGAGTCCGGCGATTATCCGCCAGTTGTTTGCCCCGGGAGCCAGTTGTGAGGGAGATACTCCCTGGCGACTGCAATTTACCCGGCAATTTTTCCGGCCGTTAGCAATAAGCCTGCTGGCGTTTTCACAGCAGGCGGCTTCCGGCAAGATGGAGCATAAAGAAGTAGCAGGAACGGCACGCGACTGGTTATCCACCCTCCCTGAATATCAGGTAATGAACTATTTTGCACTTCGGGTGGCTGAGATTTCCGGAAGCAGCGCTGAGTGCCGGTTGCTGGCGATGCCTCTGGCGGTTACCCGTGAAGAGATCGACGCTTTCTTTGCCTCAGAACATTTCAGGTCAGGTAAATTACTGCAAAACATATGTGACAACGTCACAGAAAAACATCCTGATATACTGCTAATTAGTGGCAAAACTGCAGCGCTTCCGGCTATCCGTCGTGTACTTACCCGTCATTCTGCCCTTCCCGACAGTCATATCATCACGCTGGGGGGGATGACTGCCAGTGAAAGTATCCCATTTTGTCGTGAAGGTGTACTGGCTGACGGAAAATGCAGTGCCATTACGGGTGCATTAATTCACCATTTAACCCGTACTCAACGGCTCTATCCACGCTATCTGGTCGCCGGACAACTGCGCCCGGCAAACATTATTTGCGAGCTGGGACGGCTAAATACAGATTTATCTCTGCCTGCCTCGCAGGTAGTTCTGCAACTGCCGGGAATTATCTCTGCAAATGCACTTTTCAGCTTCAGCGTATTTTTACAACTCAGGCTGTCACTGGGTTATCGCACCAGTCAGGATGAGCAACTGCCGGCCAGCCCGCTGTTTAACTTATTTATAGACCCGGAGTTAAGGAGTGAATATGAGTGTGATGACGGAGTCACCGTCACTCTGTGCTGGCAGGCAGATAGTGACGGCCAGTTCAGCACACTGCCGGTTGTAGAACAGGTCACGGGTAGCCGACAGGATAAACTGCCCACCCGGCTGATTGGCATCAGACTAAACAGTCTTGCCACTCACGGTGAGCAATTTCCGGCATACTGGACTGACGACGGGCGTATTACTGTGATGGAGGATGTTTATCTGCCAGCCATTGCTGCCAGTCAGAAGCAGGCTGAGGATTTCCGTCAAAACTCAGGATAA
- a CDS encoding SrfA family protein — protein sequence MIQTFLTGHPVAGLRAQGVRGLPVTDYSEQIHALLCLRGMHKIADCFAVPLRSRPQHELQWYSPLRGVVIRWSEADIQQKQRALLMLEQAYAAIEQLSELCQAAKTPAGVFFARLLEKMDSFPGEEAIYLVNNDPVITFWSYRQTDRPLSGREITKRLSATLPPQPEPPEKSQSVLQPVSLFLPAEDNGLPVPATDQTINPPRSAAWLATALIVGAMLVAVGGYFSGGLLQTAHQLPEPAIPALSPEIVVTPSPITLPDIRLPVQFSTLQKPVTLSPSPVVIRPIPQVPEHLLQLPASAVKMGDISVMDGDWRAVIADPAGNSQVLLFHFQQGRGEVRTNITGHGPCKAESRSGFLPSGTLAIRSRFRASCHDGSRTRVPPVNCTLTATGTLCKTTTDAVPPGQTVILSAAGGR from the coding sequence ATGATACAAACATTTCTCACCGGGCACCCCGTGGCTGGTTTGCGTGCTCAGGGGGTACGTGGATTACCGGTGACTGATTACAGCGAACAGATTCATGCGCTGTTATGCCTGCGTGGTATGCACAAAATTGCCGATTGTTTTGCGGTTCCTCTGCGCAGTCGCCCGCAACACGAGCTTCAGTGGTACAGCCCGCTGCGTGGCGTCGTTATCCGTTGGTCTGAGGCGGATATACAGCAAAAACAGCGGGCATTATTGATGCTGGAACAGGCATATGCCGCGATTGAACAGTTATCAGAACTTTGCCAGGCCGCGAAAACTCCCGCGGGTGTCTTTTTCGCCAGACTACTGGAGAAGATGGACAGTTTCCCGGGGGAAGAAGCGATTTACCTGGTCAACAATGATCCGGTCATTACTTTCTGGAGCTACCGCCAGACCGATCGTCCGCTTTCCGGGCGTGAGATTACAAAGAGGTTATCGGCAACCCTGCCACCACAGCCAGAACCCCCTGAAAAAAGCCAGTCTGTTCTGCAACCCGTATCGCTGTTTTTACCGGCTGAGGATAACGGACTGCCGGTGCCTGCAACAGATCAGACCATAAACCCACCACGATCAGCCGCCTGGCTGGCCACCGCTTTAATTGTCGGTGCAATGCTGGTGGCGGTCGGAGGTTACTTTTCAGGTGGTTTGCTGCAAACAGCTCACCAGCTCCCGGAGCCAGCCATCCCTGCACTCTCTCCGGAGATAGTTGTGACACCGTCACCTATTACATTGCCTGACATCCGGTTGCCTGTGCAGTTTTCTACCCTGCAAAAGCCAGTCACGCTCAGTCCATCCCCGGTGGTGATCAGGCCCATACCGCAGGTACCAGAACATCTTCTGCAACTGCCTGCCAGTGCAGTAAAAATGGGGGATATCAGTGTGATGGACGGAGACTGGCGGGCTGTTATCGCTGATCCGGCAGGAAATTCGCAGGTGCTGTTATTTCACTTTCAGCAAGGACGTGGTGAAGTCCGGACTAATATTACAGGCCACGGGCCGTGCAAAGCCGAAAGCCGAAGCGGTTTTTTGCCTTCAGGGACACTGGCAATCCGCAGCCGTTTCCGGGCTTCCTGTCACGATGGCAGCCGCACCCGTGTGCCACCGGTTAACTGTACTCTGACTGCCACAGGTACCCTGTGTAAAACCACTACAGATGCCGTTCCACCCGGCCAGACAGTGATACTTTCAGCTGCCGGGGGCCGGTAA
- a CDS encoding DMT family transporter encodes MNNSERRSRGIFNISRQEIALIIVTMVWGGTFLTVHLAVEYSPPFFFVGFRFVTAGLISALAFRRYLPGLTLRELAAGIAIGAAISLGYGLQTWGLQTIPGSLSGFITALYVPMVPLLQWLVLKRAPHIMSWLGVLLAFSGLVLLSGAGTGAGSLSPGEIATLFSALAIASEIILISKFAGQVDLRRVTVVQLFAAGILSLAAMPLTGEQLPAFSWYWFICGVSLATASAIIQFTMNWAQKSVSPTKATIIYAGEPVWAGVFGRIAGDVLPGLAIAGAALIVTGVIVSEIRPGLPRRKRPASSSL; translated from the coding sequence ATGAATAACTCTGAGCGCCGTTCACGCGGCATATTTAATATTTCCCGCCAGGAAATAGCCCTGATCATCGTCACAATGGTCTGGGGAGGAACATTCCTTACCGTACATCTTGCCGTTGAATATTCGCCGCCGTTCTTTTTTGTTGGATTTCGCTTTGTTACTGCGGGGCTTATCAGTGCGCTGGCGTTTCGCCGTTATTTGCCCGGGCTGACTTTACGGGAGTTAGCGGCCGGAATAGCCATAGGTGCGGCCATCAGCCTCGGGTATGGTCTACAGACCTGGGGTTTACAGACAATCCCTGGCAGTTTGTCCGGTTTTATCACCGCACTGTATGTACCGATGGTTCCGCTGCTGCAATGGCTGGTATTAAAGCGTGCACCGCATATTATGAGCTGGCTGGGGGTATTACTGGCCTTTAGCGGTCTGGTACTGTTATCAGGCGCGGGAACCGGTGCGGGCAGCCTTAGCCCCGGAGAAATTGCCACCCTGTTCAGTGCACTGGCCATTGCCAGTGAAATTATTCTGATCAGTAAATTTGCCGGTCAGGTAGATCTCCGGCGGGTGACCGTCGTGCAATTATTTGCGGCGGGTATTCTATCTCTCGCCGCCATGCCATTAACCGGAGAACAGTTACCTGCCTTCTCATGGTACTGGTTTATCTGTGGCGTATCTCTGGCGACAGCCAGTGCCATTATTCAGTTCACCATGAACTGGGCGCAGAAATCTGTCTCTCCCACCAAAGCTACAATTATTTATGCCGGTGAGCCTGTCTGGGCTGGTGTTTTTGGACGGATAGCCGGGGATGTGCTGCCAGGTCTGGCGATTGCCGGTGCAGCACTGATTGTCACCGGGGTGATTGTCAGTGAAATTCGCCCGGGGTTGCCCCGTCGCAAGCGTCCTGCCAGTTCATCACTGTAA
- a CDS encoding benzoate/H(+) symporter BenE family transporter yields the protein MSFRSDIRQITLPMVISGMVAVLVGYTSSAAIIFQAASAAGADTQLTGSWLGMLGFGMGITSFWLSVRYRMPILTAWSTPGAAMLATSLSGATLPETIGIFVFTNLLIVICGVTGLFARLMRYIPVSIASAMLAGILLHFGLQAFSGLSQDLPLCLTMCVCYLVARRLQPRYAVFYTLLAGLVIVAWQGNSQLSEVHWTWSPPVFITPSFNLSLLLGVGIPYFLVSMASQNAPGIATLKAHGYDVPVSKVTTATGGVALLLSPFGGFSVCIAAITAAICMGEDVHPQPEKRWMAAAIAGIFYLITGVFGAAIALLFSALPPVFIHTIAGLALLTTLSVSLQRSLENPGERDTAIVTFLITASGVSIAGIGSAFWGMAGGIFCHLLLSRRKV from the coding sequence ATGTCTTTTCGTTCCGACATACGGCAGATCACACTGCCAATGGTCATTTCCGGAATGGTGGCCGTTCTGGTCGGATATACCAGTTCTGCCGCCATTATTTTCCAGGCAGCGAGTGCAGCTGGTGCAGACACGCAACTCACCGGCAGCTGGCTGGGAATGCTGGGATTTGGTATGGGTATCACCTCTTTCTGGCTTTCAGTACGCTACCGTATGCCGATTCTGACAGCCTGGTCTACCCCGGGCGCTGCTATGCTGGCGACCAGCCTCTCCGGCGCGACTCTGCCCGAAACTATTGGTATTTTTGTTTTCACCAATCTGCTGATTGTTATTTGCGGTGTTACCGGGCTGTTTGCCCGACTGATGCGCTATATTCCGGTATCTATTGCTTCCGCTATGCTGGCAGGAATTCTGCTGCACTTTGGCTTACAGGCATTCAGTGGTCTGAGCCAGGATCTGCCATTATGCCTGACGATGTGTGTTTGCTACCTGGTGGCCAGACGCCTGCAACCGCGCTATGCAGTATTTTATACTCTGCTGGCAGGGTTAGTGATTGTCGCCTGGCAGGGAAACAGCCAGCTGTCAGAAGTCCACTGGACATGGTCGCCTCCGGTATTTATTACCCCGTCATTTAATCTGTCACTGTTACTTGGCGTAGGAATCCCCTATTTTCTGGTCAGCATGGCCTCGCAAAATGCTCCGGGGATAGCCACCCTGAAAGCTCATGGCTATGACGTCCCGGTCTCAAAGGTAACCACCGCTACCGGTGGCGTTGCACTGTTATTGTCGCCATTCGGTGGGTTTTCGGTGTGTATCGCAGCCATTACTGCAGCGATTTGTATGGGTGAGGACGTACATCCTCAGCCGGAGAAACGCTGGATGGCGGCGGCCATTGCCGGTATTTTTTATCTGATCACCGGGGTATTCGGTGCAGCCATTGCCTTGCTGTTCAGCGCCCTTCCACCAGTGTTTATTCACACAATTGCCGGTCTGGCATTACTGACCACACTGTCGGTCAGCCTGCAACGTAGTCTGGAGAATCCCGGTGAACGTGATACCGCTATCGTCACTTTCCTGATCACTGCGTCCGGAGTCTCTATCGCCGGAATAGGTTCTGCATTCTGGGGGATGGCTGGTGGCATTTTTTGCCATTTGCTGCTCAGCCGACGCAAAGTTTAG
- a CDS encoding helix-turn-helix domain-containing protein: protein METVEDFLATALKEVRKQRQLSLAQCAEKTGVSKTMLGQIERCESSPTVATLWKIASGLKLPFSWFIPREEIPDRSQALKEPSQMQARPLLPYDPQLAFDLLFVTLPGGVSSHSSPHVAGVTEQVIVISGTLLLVCENSRQLLAPGQAYQFAGDQPHSYINPGTELCCFHSLIHYPRPVEPVVEQAGLL from the coding sequence ATGGAAACTGTCGAGGATTTTCTGGCGACAGCATTGAAAGAGGTTCGTAAACAGCGACAGCTGAGTCTGGCGCAATGCGCCGAAAAGACCGGAGTGAGTAAAACGATGCTCGGACAGATAGAGCGCTGTGAGTCCAGCCCTACGGTGGCAACATTGTGGAAAATTGCCAGTGGGTTGAAATTACCGTTCTCCTGGTTTATTCCCCGGGAAGAGATTCCGGACAGGTCGCAGGCGTTAAAGGAGCCCTCACAGATGCAGGCAAGGCCATTGCTGCCATATGATCCGCAACTGGCTTTTGATTTGCTGTTCGTGACTCTGCCGGGTGGGGTATCCAGTCATTCTTCGCCGCATGTCGCCGGAGTGACTGAACAGGTCATTGTAATTTCTGGTACATTGTTACTGGTCTGTGAAAATTCCCGGCAATTACTGGCACCAGGACAAGCTTACCAGTTTGCCGGTGACCAGCCTCATAGCTATATCAACCCGGGCACCGAACTCTGCTGCTTTCATAGCCTGATACATTATCCACGTCCGGTGGAGCCTGTTGTTGAACAGGCCGGACTGCTGTGA
- a CDS encoding isochorismatase family protein: protein MAVTPLDENVALIVIDLQKGIVALPLMDEPQQVIHQAGKLISAFRKRQKPVVLVNVRGGAPGRNELPKHTAALPSDWSDFIPEVVPQPEDWLITKRSWGAFAHTTLDEQLRAAGVTQVVICGIATSIGVESTARQAYELGYNVCLATDAMLDLNAEAHHNSLTRIFPRLGESATTSQLLQLLA from the coding sequence ATGGCCGTTACCCCGCTTGATGAAAATGTAGCGTTGATTGTGATTGATTTACAGAAAGGCATTGTTGCATTGCCACTGATGGACGAACCACAGCAGGTAATTCACCAGGCAGGAAAACTGATCAGTGCTTTCCGTAAACGTCAGAAACCCGTCGTGCTGGTAAATGTCCGCGGAGGAGCACCGGGACGGAATGAATTGCCAAAACACACTGCCGCACTACCGTCTGACTGGAGTGATTTTATTCCGGAAGTGGTGCCACAGCCAGAAGACTGGTTAATCACTAAACGCAGCTGGGGAGCCTTTGCCCATACCACTCTGGATGAGCAGCTACGCGCTGCAGGTGTCACGCAGGTAGTGATCTGTGGCATTGCCACCAGTATCGGCGTGGAGTCTACTGCCCGTCAGGCCTACGAACTGGGATACAATGTTTGTCTGGCCACGGATGCCATGCTGGATTTGAATGCAGAAGCGCATCACAACAGCCTGACCCGAATTTTTCCACGACTCGGTGAATCCGCGACAACCAGTCAATTATTACAGTTGCTGGCATGA
- a CDS encoding AbrB family transcriptional regulator, with the protein MQETQPKPAGVTRWLLLIVCSVLAVAFLEHFHLPAALLLGPMFAAIVFSATRHPVRLPKITQQLSQAVVGTMIARAMPASVFTEMQHNWPLFILSVVSVIAASTLLGWLLAKLNVLPGSTALWGSSPGAATVMTLMAGDFGADTRLVAFMQYLRVLMVALLATLVSHYFTVGSSQKPPPLILFPAINYPAFLMTLGVILACTLLARVVRIPAGPMLISLVIGCLLQNFCGLHIELPLWFLALAYAGIGWSIGLRFTADILRYAVHALPGILLSVCTLLAICCGFAWMLVHYAGIDPLTAYLATSPGGADSVAIIASSTHVDQPFVMSMQTGRFIVVLIMGPAMSRLVVRWL; encoded by the coding sequence ATGCAGGAAACCCAACCTAAACCTGCAGGCGTGACGCGCTGGCTGTTACTGATTGTCTGCTCGGTACTGGCCGTCGCATTTCTCGAACACTTCCATCTGCCGGCAGCACTGCTGTTGGGGCCCATGTTTGCGGCCATCGTATTTTCGGCAACCCGCCATCCTGTCCGGCTGCCCAAAATTACCCAGCAGCTGTCTCAGGCTGTGGTGGGAACGATGATTGCCAGGGCGATGCCGGCCAGCGTATTCACTGAAATGCAGCATAACTGGCCATTATTTATTCTGAGTGTGGTGAGTGTTATTGCTGCCAGTACCTTACTGGGCTGGCTGCTGGCAAAGCTAAATGTGTTGCCAGGCAGTACCGCTCTGTGGGGATCGTCACCGGGGGCAGCCACCGTGATGACGCTGATGGCCGGGGATTTTGGAGCTGATACCCGGCTGGTGGCGTTTATGCAGTACCTGCGGGTGCTGATGGTGGCGTTGCTGGCAACACTGGTCAGCCACTATTTTACTGTCGGATCCAGTCAGAAACCCCCTCCGTTGATATTGTTTCCGGCGATAAATTATCCGGCTTTCCTGATGACGTTGGGAGTCATTCTGGCCTGTACCTTGCTGGCCAGAGTGGTCCGCATTCCGGCGGGGCCGATGTTAATTAGTCTGGTGATTGGCTGTTTATTGCAGAACTTTTGTGGCCTGCATATTGAACTGCCGTTATGGTTCCTGGCGCTTGCCTATGCAGGCATTGGCTGGAGTATTGGATTGCGTTTTACGGCGGATATTTTGCGTTACGCAGTACATGCTTTACCGGGGATTTTATTGTCAGTCTGTACATTACTGGCGATATGCTGTGGTTTTGCCTGGATGCTGGTGCATTATGCCGGTATCGATCCGTTGACCGCCTACCTGGCAACCAGCCCTGGTGGAGCCGATTCGGTGGCGATTATCGCCTCATCAACGCATGTCGATCAGCCTTTTGTGATGTCGATGCAGACAGGGCGCTTTATTGTGGTGTTGATTATGGGGCCCGCGATGTCACGGCTGGTGGTTCGCTGGCTGTAG